In one window of Limnothrix sp. FACHB-406 DNA:
- a CDS encoding EAL domain-containing protein codes for MINPKAISTFGLRARSVPLRWLLVMPVAIQLVGAIGLTSWLAWRHANHLLTANSTRLRQETSLRIGQFLQGSLQAPIQVVQLMAQDSETGRVNFLNPSDREQRLIEYFQIFKGTVDNVAYGGQDGEFAAVQFTDDRSARQLQVAGRATDGKMLGFDLDQNRKLTSVAQVFDPRRRSWYSNTFKAERLVWNSVFQLHSNPQILALPVSQPVRDRNGQVIGVVTSRLYLSAVSRFLKNLPIGRSGLAFVMETDGQLIATSTDTPLVWPNQPQPSRIKANQSLHPVIRATAQHLAADRIITAPTNSADPPAGVQSSAAANPQSFTLTVNHRAYLGQATRFQNAIGLQWWVVIVVPESDFYAPIAAQLQTTVVACLVMLLVVAAVGGWLTQWLTRPLQHLVLAAEGLAKGNWLDRAPRSPIAEIDRLASTFNAMTEQLAQSFQTLAHQAAHDPLTDLPNRHTLLQAIDHRLEQMEQQIEQQMAQNMVHPMGPPGEPPLATGLNPQPWPGLIDAGPGHYSAILHLDLDDFKLVNDSLGHWVGDQLLTLLAQRLQAHLQPNEVLARFGGDEFTLFLEGLASYDQGIDRAIQLQTLIAQPFDLGSLEIFARVSIGITWVNPQLDAETLLRQAEIALYAAKQRGKGTCVVFRREMHAQVLSRFQMASDLQWALPRRELVLHYQPVVALETQAIQGFEALMRWHHPQRGSIAPTEFIPIAEETGIIVELGLWALREACQQLQHWRSAYPWCQELPISVNCSIRQLTGADFVGQVEAILQETGLPPNLLALEITESLLMHLSPELRATLDRLAILGVRWVIDDFGTGYSSLSYLHQLPLSGLKIDQSFIHNLDRQERPRAIVAAILNLAEQLELTVTAEGAETISSISTLQGLGCRQVQGFFFCPASTPRTLEAWMTNWQRRVRPPRPRLTIVRSPQERSAPATNRALIDTIDRTLNYAAERLDPQELDPQNP; via the coding sequence TTGATTAACCCCAAGGCGATCTCAACATTCGGACTTCGAGCGCGATCGGTTCCCCTGCGGTGGCTGCTGGTGATGCCCGTGGCGATCCAGTTGGTGGGGGCGATTGGGCTAACCAGTTGGCTCGCCTGGCGACATGCCAACCACCTGCTAACCGCCAACAGCACCCGCCTGCGCCAGGAAACCAGCCTGCGGATTGGGCAATTTTTGCAGGGCAGTTTGCAAGCCCCGATCCAGGTGGTGCAACTGATGGCCCAGGATTCGGAAACGGGGCGGGTGAATTTTTTGAATCCGAGCGATCGGGAACAGCGCCTGATTGAATATTTCCAAATCTTCAAGGGCACGGTGGACAACGTGGCCTATGGCGGCCAGGATGGGGAGTTTGCCGCCGTGCAGTTCACCGACGATCGCAGCGCTCGCCAATTGCAGGTGGCCGGGCGAGCCACGGACGGCAAAATGCTGGGGTTTGATTTAGACCAAAACCGCAAGCTGACCTCCGTGGCCCAAGTGTTTGACCCGCGCCGCCGGAGTTGGTACAGCAACACCTTCAAAGCCGAGCGTTTGGTTTGGAATTCGGTCTTTCAGCTCCACAGCAACCCGCAAATTTTGGCGCTGCCGGTGAGCCAGCCCGTGCGCGATCGCAATGGGCAAGTCATTGGGGTGGTCACGTCGCGGCTGTATCTGTCGGCGGTGAGCCGGTTTCTGAAAAACCTGCCGATCGGGCGATCGGGCTTGGCTTTTGTGATGGAAACCGATGGGCAGCTCATCGCCACCTCCACCGACACGCCATTGGTTTGGCCCAACCAACCCCAACCCAGCCGCATTAAGGCCAATCAATCCCTGCATCCGGTGATTCGAGCCACGGCCCAACATCTCGCAGCCGATCGGATCATCACCGCCCCAACGAATTCCGCAGACCCGCCAGCCGGAGTTCAATCCTCCGCCGCTGCCAATCCCCAATCCTTTACCCTGACCGTGAACCATCGCGCCTATTTGGGCCAGGCCACTCGGTTCCAAAACGCGATCGGTCTGCAATGGTGGGTGGTGATTGTGGTGCCGGAAAGTGATTTTTACGCCCCGATCGCCGCTCAGTTACAAACAACGGTGGTGGCTTGTTTGGTGATGTTGCTGGTGGTGGCGGCGGTGGGGGGATGGCTAACCCAATGGCTAACTCGGCCGCTTCAGCACCTGGTCTTGGCGGCGGAGGGTTTGGCCAAGGGGAACTGGCTCGATCGCGCGCCCCGATCGCCCATTGCCGAAATCGATCGCCTGGCCAGCACCTTCAACGCCATGACGGAGCAGCTCGCCCAATCTTTTCAAACCCTGGCCCACCAAGCCGCCCACGATCCGCTTACGGATTTGCCCAATCGCCACACCCTGCTGCAAGCCATTGACCATCGCCTAGAGCAAATGGAGCAGCAAATAGAACAGCAAATGGCGCAAAACATGGTCCACCCCATGGGCCCACCGGGGGAACCGCCATTGGCAACCGGCCTCAACCCTCAGCCCTGGCCAGGGTTAATTGATGCCGGGCCCGGTCACTATAGCGCCATCCTGCATTTGGACTTGGATGATTTCAAGCTGGTGAACGATTCCTTGGGCCATTGGGTGGGCGATCAGTTGCTGACCCTATTGGCCCAGCGGCTGCAAGCCCATTTGCAACCCAATGAGGTGCTGGCTCGGTTTGGGGGCGATGAATTTACGCTGTTTTTGGAAGGATTGGCCAGCTATGACCAAGGGATCGATCGCGCCATTCAACTGCAAACCCTCATTGCCCAACCCTTTGACCTGGGGAGTTTGGAAATTTTTGCGCGCGTCAGCATCGGCATCACCTGGGTAAATCCTCAGTTGGATGCGGAAACCCTGCTGCGTCAGGCAGAAATTGCCCTTTATGCGGCTAAACAGCGGGGCAAAGGCACTTGCGTGGTCTTCCGGCGGGAAATGCATGCCCAGGTGCTCAGTCGGTTCCAGATGGCTTCGGATTTGCAGTGGGCGCTGCCTCGGCGAGAACTGGTGCTGCACTACCAACCGGTGGTGGCGTTGGAGACCCAAGCGATCCAGGGATTTGAGGCCCTGATGCGCTGGCACCATCCCCAACGTGGGTCGATCGCCCCCACGGAGTTCATCCCGATCGCGGAAGAAACCGGCATCATTGTGGAGTTGGGGCTGTGGGCCCTGCGGGAAGCCTGCCAGCAACTACAGCATTGGCGATCGGCCTATCCCTGGTGTCAAGAGTTGCCCATTTCCGTCAACTGCTCCATTCGTCAACTGACGGGGGCGGACTTTGTGGGGCAAGTGGAGGCCATTTTGCAAGAAACGGGGCTGCCCCCCAATCTCCTGGCTTTGGAAATTACGGAAAGCCTGTTGATGCACCTCTCCCCGGAGTTGCGGGCCACGCTCGATCGCCTGGCGATCTTGGGGGTGCGCTGGGTGATTGATGACTTTGGCACGGGCTACTCGTCCCTCAGCTATTTGCACCAATTGCCGCTGTCGGGGCTGAAAATTGATCAGTCATTTATCCATAACCTCGATCGCCAAGAACGACCTCGGGCGATCGTGGCCGCCATTTTGAACCTGGCCGAGCAGTTAGAGTTAACCGTCACCGCCGAAGGAGCCGAAACCATCTCCAGCATCAGCACCTTGCAAGGGTTGGGCTGTCGGCAAGTGCAAGGGTTCTTTTTCTGTCCAGCCAGCACCCCCCGCACCTTGGAAGCTTGGATGACGAATTGGCAAAGGCGTGTGCGACCGCCCCGGCCGCGGTTAACCATTGTTCGATCGCCCCAGGAGCGATCGGCTCCGGCCACCAACCGCGCCCTGATCGACACCATCGATCGCACCCTCAACTACGCCGCTGAACGCCTTGATCCCCAGGAATTGGATCCCCAAAACCCCTGA
- a CDS encoding calcium-binding protein: MADNDYEFGSFFSLFAADGLPDTRLIRDPLSPDDGTRPRFFDLSANGQQGDRVRIPSLLTAYPGGVRALNGDDLVQGSEAADIIYGNGGGDYLEGNGGADRLIGGRGMDYLSGGAGNDTLFGNLQADYLYGGEGDDLLLGGQGADILTGEAGNDTLAGDLGRDRLWGGRGADTFILRPGDAPANSAIGSEQPRTTDPIFNVDELVVDIILDYNAAEGDRIQLADGVLPANVRLSQRYLVIGDSRDHAPEGPFPPGSMIRTADFRVEAIAATLITDSSTGLALGLVRGASPDQIRIVGLNAGG; this comes from the coding sequence ATGGCCGACAATGATTACGAATTCGGCAGTTTCTTTAGCCTGTTTGCTGCCGATGGATTACCGGATACTCGCTTGATTCGCGATCCGCTGTCGCCCGATGATGGAACCCGACCGCGTTTTTTTGATCTGAGTGCCAATGGGCAACAGGGCGATCGGGTGCGGATTCCGTCCCTGCTGACGGCCTATCCAGGGGGGGTGCGGGCCCTGAATGGTGATGATTTGGTGCAGGGCAGCGAGGCCGCAGACATCATCTATGGCAACGGGGGCGGCGACTACCTGGAAGGCAACGGCGGGGCCGATCGCCTGATCGGTGGGCGAGGGATGGATTACCTCAGCGGCGGGGCCGGCAACGACACCCTATTTGGCAATTTACAAGCCGACTATCTCTATGGCGGTGAAGGGGATGATCTGCTGCTGGGGGGGCAGGGGGCCGATATCCTGACCGGTGAGGCCGGCAACGATACTCTCGCAGGGGACTTGGGGCGCGATCGGCTCTGGGGAGGTCGCGGCGCAGATACCTTTATCCTCCGGCCGGGCGATGCTCCGGCCAACAGCGCGATCGGGAGTGAGCAACCCCGTACCACCGACCCAATTTTCAACGTGGATGAGCTGGTGGTGGATATCATCCTGGACTACAACGCGGCCGAGGGCGATCGTATCCAGTTGGCGGATGGTGTGTTGCCGGCCAATGTGCGCCTCAGCCAGCGCTACTTGGTGATTGGCGATTCGCGCGACCATGCGCCTGAGGGGCCGTTTCCGCCAGGATCGATGATTCGGACGGCGGATTTTCGGGTGGAGGCGATCGCGGCCACGCTGATTACGGATAGCAGCACTGGCCTGGCTCTGGGGCTAGTGCGCGGTGCCAGTCCCGATCAGATCAGAATTGTGGGTCTGAATGCCGGAGGGTGA
- a CDS encoding DNA-directed RNA polymerase subunit omega, producing MSKLDKPFDTSDLMYRAASLISESSNRYKITVQVANRAKRRRYEEFDTGEESAMKPVIRAIIEMSDELTQPDIIVS from the coding sequence ATGTCTAAACTCGACAAGCCCTTTGACACGTCGGATTTGATGTATCGTGCTGCCTCGCTGATTTCCGAATCGTCCAATCGCTACAAAATCACGGTGCAGGTGGCCAACCGGGCGAAGCGTCGCCGCTACGAAGAATTTGACACGGGCGAAGAATCTGCCATGAAGCCGGTGATTCGCGCCATCATTGAAATGTCCGATGAGCTGACCCAGCCGGACATCATTGTTTCTTAG
- a CDS encoding L,D-transpeptidase — MQFQQPPHFGDSSRPLNLLAILGLGLLSGGPAWAEGPQPSPNPQPRPVQAVNPAANESPLERPGLWPPIVQTAQPPLPGLGQYQAHVPVVSSALVLRLGERRVYLYRGTVMVRSYPVAIGRDGWETPTGHFQVIQKTVDPVWQHPFNGTIVPAGKDNPLGVRWIGFWTNGDNSIGFHGTPNPELIGQAVSHGCVRMRNEDIVDLFDRVTEGMPVRVEP; from the coding sequence ATGCAGTTCCAGCAACCGCCGCATTTTGGGGACTCTTCTCGCCCCTTGAACCTTCTGGCGATCCTGGGTCTGGGCTTACTGTCCGGGGGCCCGGCCTGGGCAGAGGGGCCCCAACCGTCCCCCAATCCGCAACCCCGCCCCGTCCAGGCCGTTAACCCAGCCGCCAATGAGTCGCCCCTAGAGCGGCCAGGCCTGTGGCCCCCGATCGTACAAACGGCCCAACCGCCGTTGCCCGGTTTGGGCCAATACCAAGCCCATGTCCCAGTCGTTTCCAGTGCCCTGGTGTTAAGGCTTGGGGAGCGGCGGGTTTATCTCTATCGCGGTACGGTGATGGTGCGCAGCTATCCCGTGGCGATCGGGCGGGATGGTTGGGAAACGCCCACGGGCCATTTTCAGGTCATTCAAAAAACAGTGGATCCCGTTTGGCAGCATCCCTTCAACGGCACGATCGTCCCGGCGGGAAAAGATAATCCCTTGGGGGTTCGTTGGATTGGGTTTTGGACCAATGGTGACAACTCGATCGGCTTCCATGGCACACCTAATCCGGAGCTGATCGGTCAAGCGGTTTCCCACGGTTGTGTGCGGATGCGCAATGAGGACATTGTGGATTTATTCGATCGGGTCACGGAGGGGATGCCCGTGCGGGTGGAGCCATGA
- a CDS encoding AEC family transporter has translation MAEVLLHAYTPLLIWTGLGLLLGPWLPRSWPRLVGRSLYWVGVPLEVFSLARHTNFSGQMGLAPAGAALAVVLGALLSLASLHYLMRRDLRVDMPPDRPTGGLWGRHGSGKFATAIALSTSPALAPMVTNLETNFGADCGIDCGADCGADLAIDVIDPAKAPEAAPWWTEPAARGSYILSAMLGNTGFVGLAIAPLFLDASSAGFPAFYAVSQNVMGTYGLGVWVASTFGSTGGDRSLWGQVKTMAAVPSLWGFGFGVASQPIALPSWIETLSHGSVGLVIPTAFVLMGIRLSQLKGWDCLRVAAVPALLKTIAVPALLGLGAIVVGIDPQLRLGLVLMSGMPTAFACLILAEEYDLDRSMIATSIALTTVLVLLAIPMWLKLFG, from the coding sequence ATGGCCGAAGTACTGCTACATGCCTACACACCACTGTTGATTTGGACAGGGTTGGGACTTTTGTTGGGGCCCTGGTTACCCCGTTCTTGGCCACGACTGGTCGGGCGATCGCTCTATTGGGTCGGTGTGCCCCTCGAAGTCTTTTCCCTTGCCCGCCACACCAACTTTTCAGGCCAAATGGGTCTGGCTCCGGCCGGTGCGGCTCTCGCGGTGGTGTTGGGAGCCTTGCTGAGCCTGGCTTCGCTGCATTACCTGATGAGGCGCGATCTGCGCGTTGATATGCCGCCCGATCGCCCGACGGGGGGCCTTTGGGGGCGGCATGGCTCTGGGAAATTCGCAACGGCGATCGCCCTCAGCACCTCGCCCGCCCTGGCCCCGATGGTGACGAATTTGGAGACAAATTTCGGGGCAGATTGTGGAATAGATTGTGGGGCAGATTGTGGGGCAGACCTCGCGATCGATGTGATCGATCCGGCCAAGGCTCCGGAAGCAGCCCCTTGGTGGACAGAACCCGCCGCCCGAGGGAGCTATATTCTCTCCGCCATGCTGGGGAACACGGGTTTTGTGGGCTTGGCGATCGCCCCTTTGTTTTTGGATGCCAGCTCAGCGGGATTTCCAGCGTTTTACGCAGTGTCCCAAAACGTGATGGGAACCTATGGCCTCGGGGTGTGGGTGGCCAGCACCTTTGGTTCCACAGGGGGCGATCGCAGCCTTTGGGGCCAAGTCAAAACCATGGCCGCCGTGCCCTCTCTTTGGGGATTTGGGTTTGGGGTGGCCAGCCAACCGATCGCCCTGCCCTCCTGGATCGAAACCCTGTCCCATGGCTCCGTGGGGCTGGTGATTCCCACGGCGTTTGTGTTGATGGGTATTCGGCTCAGTCAACTGAAAGGGTGGGACTGTTTGCGGGTGGCGGCCGTGCCGGCCCTGCTCAAAACCATCGCCGTGCCGGCCCTGTTGGGACTGGGGGCGATCGTGGTTGGGATTGATCCGCAATTACGCTTGGGGCTGGTGTTGATGTCCGGAATGCCCACGGCCTTTGCTTGCCTGATTTTGGCGGAAGAATACGACCTCGATCGCTCCATGATTGCCACCAGCATCGCCCTCACCACCGTGCTGGTTTTGCTGGCCATCCCGATGTGGCTCAAATTGTTCGGTTAA
- a CDS encoding L,D-transpeptidase: MHTRSTLPWAWQLVQRRTRRGLALGLAMAASWTSAGPLPVLANPVPSTIAAEGHGLNDSIGRAPEAASPAPTVIPANIPTDSANPNATPGSTPAQPPAQAPNLSPSPTAAPAELPVKLVLRLRERRVYVYRGDRVEVSYPVAIGKPSTPTPTGTYRVFQMVKNPIWRNPWTGQVTNPGPNSALGLRWIGFMERSNGIIGFHGTPTVNSIGRAASNGCVRMRNEHVVELFEKVQMGTTVVVEP, from the coding sequence ATGCACACTCGATCTACTCTGCCTTGGGCTTGGCAATTGGTGCAACGACGCACCCGTCGAGGATTGGCCTTGGGCCTGGCGATGGCCGCCTCCTGGACAAGCGCTGGGCCGCTACCGGTTTTGGCCAATCCTGTTCCGTCAACCATCGCTGCTGAGGGCCATGGGCTGAACGACTCGATCGGGCGGGCCCCGGAAGCCGCCTCACCCGCTCCAACGGTGATTCCCGCCAACATCCCCACCGACTCAGCCAACCCGAACGCAACTCCCGGCTCAACTCCGGCTCAACCGCCAGCCCAAGCCCCCAATTTGTCTCCCAGCCCCACCGCAGCGCCAGCGGAACTGCCCGTGAAGCTGGTGTTGCGACTGCGGGAACGGCGGGTTTATGTCTATCGGGGCGATCGGGTAGAAGTCAGCTACCCGGTGGCGATCGGGAAACCTTCCACCCCCACCCCCACCGGCACCTATCGCGTGTTCCAAATGGTGAAAAATCCCATTTGGCGCAATCCCTGGACAGGCCAGGTCACCAACCCCGGCCCCAACAGCGCCCTGGGGTTACGCTGGATTGGGTTTATGGAGCGCTCCAACGGCATCATTGGGTTTCATGGCACGCCCACGGTTAACTCGATCGGGCGGGCCGCCTCCAATGGCTGTGTGCGGATGCGCAACGAGCATGTTGTAGAACTATTTGAAAAAGTGCAAATGGGAACCACCGTTGTGGTTGAACCCTAG
- a CDS encoding IMS domain-containing protein: MLIPLDYYRILGLPIQATTPQLQQAYRQRSDQLPRPEYSQAAITLRQQLIDEAYRQLSQAASRQAYDETFLAGGGGSAPPLLDAQGRRRAKPPADRAETPMLDLDERQFVGALLLLQELGEYELVLELGYPHLSNPGTIEAGRFGEPQLALADILLTVVLAYLELGREQWHQGQAEPAATSLKIAQELLLHHGLFASLRGEIQADLYKLRPYRILELLAHPDENSVQHRQGLQLLRSMLKEREGIDGQGDDRSGLGVEDFLRFVQQLRVYLTTEEQLALFEAEAKRPSAVATFLTAYAAIARGFGQRQPAFVRQASLLLRRLGNRQDVFLEQAVCALLLGRPEEATRYLSQSQEQEAIALIRQQSAGAPDLLPGLCAYTEHWLRHEVFPHFRDLVQGSVSLKEYFADASVQSYLEALPEGEPPENEWTVVPDRASVKAATPMTANRGSNRTLAALAELGDRRSIDMPQFPWQRPTPVPSAANPIEPTASTIRPLPLPEQLGTQATQHDPTAQDSGAVARAFADFAAPGSAPPPNNVIPLSRATGANTGTSNMGSSGRSSVGAAPPLPPADRPSRSRQRSDRPARTRGGGGDRLPIAIGVGIMVIGLGSFLIWRVFQALGETFQGGPNLEGEQPIVQLDRPVIEIPPPPAVPNPETALTAPGLNPETAQQLVQTWLSAKAAAMGREHQGERLTEILADPMLRTWRARSRDALNQKLHWEYEHQVKLEDVKATPDQPDRGQITAEVREVAKLFKNGKPDRAGSYNEVLRVRYEAQRKDGRWYLRDVKVIR; this comes from the coding sequence GTGCTGATCCCCCTAGACTATTACCGAATCTTGGGCTTGCCGATCCAGGCCACCACCCCGCAACTGCAACAGGCCTATCGCCAGCGGAGTGACCAACTGCCGCGCCCGGAATATTCCCAGGCCGCCATTACCCTGCGGCAGCAGTTGATCGATGAGGCCTATCGCCAACTGAGTCAGGCCGCCAGTCGGCAGGCTTATGATGAAACCTTTTTGGCCGGTGGGGGTGGTTCGGCTCCGCCGCTGCTGGATGCTCAAGGCCGTCGCCGGGCGAAGCCGCCGGCCGATCGCGCGGAAACCCCCATGCTGGATCTGGATGAGCGCCAGTTTGTGGGGGCACTGCTGCTGCTTCAGGAGCTGGGGGAATATGAACTGGTGCTGGAGCTGGGCTATCCCCACCTGAGCAATCCGGGCACGATCGAGGCGGGCCGCTTTGGCGAACCGCAATTGGCCTTAGCAGACATTCTGCTGACCGTGGTGCTGGCCTACCTAGAACTGGGCCGCGAACAGTGGCACCAAGGCCAGGCGGAACCGGCCGCCACCTCCCTCAAGATTGCCCAAGAGTTGCTGTTGCACCATGGGTTGTTTGCCAGCTTGCGGGGCGAAATTCAGGCGGATTTGTACAAACTGCGGCCCTATCGCATTTTGGAGCTGTTGGCCCATCCGGACGAGAACAGCGTGCAACATCGCCAGGGCTTGCAGTTGTTGCGCAGCATGTTGAAAGAACGCGAAGGCATTGATGGTCAAGGGGATGACCGATCGGGCTTGGGCGTTGAGGACTTTCTGCGTTTTGTGCAACAACTGCGGGTGTATTTGACCACGGAAGAACAGCTCGCCCTGTTTGAAGCGGAGGCCAAGCGCCCCTCAGCGGTGGCCACCTTCCTGACGGCCTATGCGGCGATCGCCCGGGGATTTGGGCAACGACAGCCGGCCTTTGTGCGGCAAGCGAGCTTGCTGTTGCGTCGGTTGGGCAATCGTCAGGACGTGTTCTTGGAGCAGGCGGTTTGTGCATTGCTGTTGGGACGGCCCGAAGAAGCCACGCGCTACTTGAGCCAAAGCCAAGAACAGGAAGCGATCGCCCTGATTCGTCAGCAGTCGGCCGGTGCGCCGGATTTGTTGCCGGGCCTCTGTGCCTATACGGAACATTGGTTACGCCATGAGGTGTTTCCCCATTTCCGGGATTTGGTGCAGGGGAGTGTTTCCCTCAAGGAATACTTTGCGGATGCTTCGGTGCAAAGCTATCTGGAAGCCCTGCCGGAGGGGGAACCACCGGAGAATGAATGGACGGTGGTTCCCGATCGCGCTTCCGTGAAAGCGGCCACACCGATGACAGCAAACCGGGGATCGAACCGCACCTTGGCGGCCCTGGCCGAATTGGGCGATCGCCGGTCGATCGACATGCCCCAGTTTCCCTGGCAACGCCCTACCCCTGTGCCATCGGCCGCCAACCCGATCGAACCCACTGCCAGCACCATTCGACCGCTGCCCTTGCCGGAACAGTTGGGAACCCAAGCCACCCAGCATGATCCAACGGCCCAGGACTCCGGCGCGGTTGCCCGGGCCTTTGCGGACTTTGCGGCTCCGGGTTCCGCGCCGCCGCCCAACAACGTGATTCCCCTCAGCCGGGCCACGGGAGCCAACACAGGAACCAGCAACATGGGCAGCAGCGGGCGATCGAGCGTGGGAGCCGCGCCTCCGTTACCCCCTGCCGATCGCCCCAGTCGCAGTCGTCAGCGTTCCGATCGCCCTGCCCGGACTCGGGGGGGAGGCGGCGATCGACTCCCAATCGCGATCGGGGTTGGGATTATGGTGATTGGTCTTGGTTCGTTCCTCATTTGGCGCGTGTTCCAAGCTTTGGGCGAAACCTTCCAAGGGGGGCCCAACCTGGAGGGAGAACAACCGATCGTCCAGCTCGATCGGCCCGTGATTGAAATTCCGCCGCCGCCCGCAGTCCCCAACCCGGAAACCGCCCTCACGGCCCCTGGCCTCAACCCGGAAACCGCCCAACAACTGGTGCAAACCTGGCTGAGCGCCAAAGCCGCCGCCATGGGCCGCGAACACCAGGGAGAACGCCTCACGGAAATTTTGGCAGATCCGATGTTGCGCACCTGGCGGGCCCGATCGCGCGATGCCCTCAACCAAAAACTGCACTGGGAATACGAACATCAGGTGAAGCTGGAGGATGTGAAAGCCACGCCAGACCAGCCTGATCGCGGTCAAATTACCGCTGAGGTGCGGGAAGTGGCCAAACTGTTCAAAAATGGCAAGCCCGATCGCGCCGGTTCCTACAACGAAGTGCTGCGAGTGCGCTACGAAGCTCAACGCAAGGACGGGCGCTGGTATCTACGTGATGTTAAAGTGATCCGATGA